The DNA segment CCCACTGTAATTTTGCTATATAAAATCATTGCATGgctaaaagtatattttatattccaggCATTAAAGTCCAAGAGGCCGGTGTCGACCAGGGCAAAGGCCACACCGCCCAGGGCGCGTATTCCTACACGGGAGATGACGGGCACGAGTATTCCGTCTCGTATATGGCGGATGAGCACGGGTTCAGAGTCCAGGGCGCACACCTGCCGACCCCGCCGCCCGTGCCAGAGGCTATTGCGAAGGCCTTGGAGCAGAATGCTAGGGATGAGGCCGCCGGGGTATATGATGATGGTaacgttaataaattatttttgtttttaattagctgttggtagaatatttgtatccgccatGACGATCATCGTTCACACAGTGTTATACGTCGTAATGTCCTATGTCAGTGTGTCGCGTGCTGTATCAGCCTATGTACTACATCCGGTTTCAATCAGGCCATCATAAATGTGCCGACTAGCAAGTGGCATTCATATCTCGACAGTCGAGACTATCTGAACTcatctccacttaccattaagaGCATTGGAAAATGTAATGAAACAGTAACATTTTACAGGTCATCACGAAGAACCTAAGTATTCCTCCGGCTACGAGCACGCCAGTCCTCACGCATCCGCCGCCTCGCCTGCCAGCAGCTACCATCACAAATGATCATCATTctagattaaattataatcatattattatttaataattgcatCTGAATGGTCTGTGTTATTGTGTGTTGATGGTCTATGTCTGGTAAATGTGATTCAGTCATTCACGGTGGCTGCGATTCCCTGTTTCAAAATCAATACGAGACATTGGTTATGAAATATTACTTGTGGCaattaggaataaaaatattatgatcaacattttaatgatattaagtCAATTATGTGTGATATTAAATAGAGAGTTAGCCCCCAATGTGAcgaactttaaatttatttttttttaactataggTTTAATGGGTTTTTTAATGACtcaaaaatacattgtaatttatttagcCCGACTATTACAATTAATT comes from the Manduca sexta isolate Smith_Timp_Sample1 chromosome 16, JHU_Msex_v1.0, whole genome shotgun sequence genome and includes:
- the LOC115447236 gene encoding cuticle protein 3-like, which encodes MKFLTPLTAIIAAASAGQILTNQRAENYDNAAQIYQSALEYQQHGLYSNQPQTFAADAAYHSRPATEKTAKILSFILENDGHGYQYAYETENGIKVQEAGVDQGKGHTAQGAYSYTGDDGHEYSVSYMADEHGFRVQGAHLPTPPPVPEAIAKALEQNARDEAAGVYDDGHHEEPKYSSGYEHASPHASAASPASSYHHK